A window from Solanum stenotomum isolate F172 chromosome 5, ASM1918654v1, whole genome shotgun sequence encodes these proteins:
- the LOC125865228 gene encoding uncharacterized protein LOC125865228 isoform X1 encodes MFKSSRWRSEKNKIKAVFKLQFHATQVSQVKGDALMVSVVPADVGKPTVRSEKATVRDGSCYWENGVLETVKFVREPKTGKIHERIYNFVVGTGSSKAGLVGEASIDFSSYADATKVSLVSLPLKNSKSEAVLHVSIQRIQDSADQSVVEETENAKVNSLDRSLRSQLSNSDFEAIVEDNSIEDDLANNPASQNAGKNDNCRTSSESDITLSSSGSSSGLDIPCEVSLKNNTGHHEQLNFPSSLNHALVPLKQNSNVSTTVHEESPDVQWEWMGGSAFEASTDASAGTLKDALLLTLTSHEDSDVVEKLKTDLIAMARQADLTDLELQTLRKQIVRESKRGSDLSKEVASLKEERDALKEECDKYKASQRRMDDTRSKDKLIYDNGDIQALVDELRQELNYQKNLNANLQIQLQKTQESNSELILAVRDLDEMLEQKNQEIASLPNKSTTSDDTEKFPDVISNSKNEMSDEDDEEQKALELLVREHTDAKDTHVLEQKIMDLHGEIEIYRRDRDELEMQMEQLALDHEILKQENHDMSCKLEQSELQEQLKMQYECSSSYATVGQLEAQIDSLENELKKQSEEFSDSLVTISELEAQVRNLEEELEKHAQEFEADLSLLTRDKVEQEQRAIRAEEALRKTRWQNASTAERLQEEFKRLTVQMASTFEANEKLASKAMNEANEFRLKKMHLENMLRKSSEELQSTKDHHEVRVFELSSQVSKMSGQIEKLQTEVEEKSMQIQRQEELAKENHLYLSQKIIILKAEIENLLTDKKVSSDHEEQKNSLMAELDKMRTSIKDMELLVEQGHNERSELETKLASVRKEADESLKELNNMRSLKDEKEALARKLQSEVDNLKSRCNEMKRMLFEDEVEKEKLKKQVSQLKGDLKKKEDALNGLDKKLKDANSRVIATNGMKTISKNNKSMPASAGSREVASLKEKIKLLEGQIKRKESALESSTNSFLEKERDLQDRIEELDKRLEELSQNAERLSEQESRKVVAEVLSPEEDESSNQMLTRKSMEASASNTRHLEELSSEVELLKEKNNVMEDELMEMQERYSELSLKFAEVEGERQQLVMKLRNAKKNP; translated from the exons ATGTTCAAGTCTTCGAGATGGAGGAGCGAGAAGAACAAGATCAAAGCTGTATTCAAGTTGCAATTTCATGCAACTCAG GTGTCACAGGTAAAAGGAGATGCATTAATGGTATCTGTGGTCCCTGCTGATGTTGGAAAGCCAACAGTAAGATCAGAGAAGGCCACGGTTCGTGATGGGAGCTGCTATTGGGAAAATGGAGTTCTCGAAACTGTGAAATTTGTTCGAGAGCCAAAGACTGGGAAGATTCATGAGAGGATCTATAACTTTGTTGTGGGAACT GGTTCTTCAAAAGCTGGATTAGTTGGTGAAGCTTCGATTGATTTTTCGAGTTATGCTGATGCAACTAAGGTGTCCTTAGTGTCtcttcctctcaaaaattcaaaatctgaagCTGTGTTGCAT GTTTCAATACAACGGATTCAAGATTCTGCTGATCAAAG TGTTGTTGAAGAAACCGAAAATGCAAAAGTTAATTCTCTGGATAGAAGCTTGAGGTCACAATTAAGCAATAGTGATTTCGAAGCAATAGTTGAAGACAATTCTATTGAG GATGATCTGGCCAATAATCCTGCATCTCAAAATGCTGGAAAGAACGATAACTGCCGGACATCAAGTGAATCTGATATTACCCTGTCCAGCTCTGGGAGCAGCTCAGGGCTTGATATACCTTGTGAAGTTTCATTGAAGAACAACACGGGCCATCACGAGCAGCTAAACTTCCCATCCTCTCTGAATCATGCTTTGGTTCCCTTGAAGCAAAATAGCAATGTCTCAACAACAGTTCATGAAGAAAGTCCGGATGTACAATGGGAGTGGATGGGAGGTTCTGCTTTTGAAGCAAGTACAGATGCTTCAGCAGGCACTCTGAAAGATGCCCTTCTTCTAACATTAACATCACATGAGGACTCAGATGTTGTTGAAAAGCTCAAAACAGATCTCATTGCTATGGCTAGGCAGGCAGACTTGACAGATTTGGAACTACAGACTCTTCGGAAACAGATAGTCAGGGAGAGCAAAAGGGGATCAGACCTATCAAAAGAGGTAGCTAGCTTGAAGGAGGAACGAGATGCTCTCAAGGAAGAATGCGATAAATATAAAGCCTCACAGAGACGTATGGATGATACAAGGTCCAAAGACAAGTTGATTTACGACAATGGAGATATTCAAGCTCTTGTAGATGAGCTTAGGCAAGAGTTGAATTATCAGAAGAACCTTAATGCCAATCTTCAGATACAACTTCAGAAGACACAAGAATCAAATTCTGAACTCATTCTTGCTGTCCGTGATCTAGATGAGATGTTGGAACAGAAAAACCAAGAAATTGCTAGCCTACCGAACAAATCAACGACCTCTGATGATACTGAAAAGTTTCCTGATGTTATCTCCAACTCCAAAAATGAAATGTCTGATGAAGACGATGAAGAGCAAAAAGCACTTGAGCTGCTGGTGAGAGAGCATACTGATGCCAAGGACACACATGTGCTAGAGCAAAAAATCATGGATCTACATGGAGAAATTGAGATCTACCGAAGAGATCGAGATGAGTTAGAGATGCAGATGGAGCAACTTGCGCTTGACCACGAGATACTGAAGCAAGAAAACCATGACATGTCTTGCAAACTGGAGCAAAGTGAGCTACAGGAACAATTGAAGATGCAGTATGAATGTTCTTCTTCATATGCCACTGTAGGTCAACTGGAAGCCCAGATTGACAGCTTGGAGAATGAGCTGAAGAAGCAATCTGAAGAATTCTCCGACTCTTTAGTCACCATTAGTGAACTGGAAGCTCAAGTTAGAAACTTGGAGGAGGAACTGGAAAAGCATGCCCAAGAATTTGAAGCTGATCTGAGTCTGCTGACTCGTGATAAAGTTGAACAGGAGCAGAGAGCGATACGAGCTGAAGAAGCCCTGAGGAAGACAAGATGGCAAAATGCTAGCACAGCAGAGCGGCTTCAAGAGGAATTCAAACGGCTCACTGTCCAAATGGCATCCACTTTTGAGGCTAATGAAAAATTGGCTAGCAAAGCAATGAATGAAGCTAACGAATTCCGCTTAAAGAAAATGCATCTTGAAAATATGCTCCGGAAATCATCTGAGGAGCTTCAGTCAACCAAAGACCATCATGAAGTAAGGGTTTTTGAGCTTTCCAGCCAGGTGAGTAAAATGTCAGGTCAAATAGAAAAGCTGCAGACAGAAGTTGAAGAAAAATCTATGCAAATACAGAGACAAGAAGAGCTTGCCAAAGAAAATCACCTGTACTTGTCACAGAAAATTATAATCCTCAAAGCTGAGATTGAAAATCTTCTAACAGACAAGAAAGTATCTTCTGATCatgaagaacagaagaacagCCTGATGGCAGAGTTAGATAAAATGAGGACATCAATTAAAGACATGGAATTGCTTGTAGAACAAGGTCACAATGAAAGAAGTGAACTGGAGACTAAGCTTGCTTCAGTGAGAAAAGAAGCCGATGAGTCTCTTAAGGAATTAAACAATATGAGGTCTCTTAAGGATGAGAAGGAGGCATTAGCTCGTAAACTGCAATCTGAAGTAGATAACCTTAAATCTAGGTGCAATGAAATGAAAAGGATGTTGTTTGAGGACGAGGTggagaaagaaaaattgaaaaagcaGGTATCTCAATTGAAAGGTGATCTAAAGAAGAAAGAGGATGCATTGAATGGTTTAGATAAAAAGCTCAAGGATGCAAATAGTCGAGTAATAGCTACTAATGGAATGAAAACAATATCAAAGAACAACAAATCCATGCCTGCATCCGCAGGCTCAAGAGAAGTTGCAAGTCTTAAAGAGAAGATAAAGTTGCTTGAG GGTCAAATCAAGCGGAAGGAAAGTGCACTGGAGAGCTCAACTAATTCATTTTTGGAGAAAGAGAGAGATCTTCAAGACAGAATAGAGGAGCTGGATAAAAGATTAGAAGAACTCAGTCAGAATGCAGAAAGGCTCTCTGAACAAGAGTCCCGAAAG GTAGTTGCAGAAGTTCTTAGTCCAGAAGAAGATGAAAGTTCCAATCAAATGTTGACAAGGAAGAG CATGGAAGCCTCAGCATCTAATACAAGACATCTCGAGGAATTGTCCAGCGAAGTTGAACTATTGAAGGAAAAGAACAATGTAATGGAAGATGAACTGATGGAAATGCAAGAGAGATATTCTGAATTAAGCCTCAAGTTTGCTGAGGTAGAAGGAGAAAGACAGCAGCTAGTAATGAAATTGCGTAACGCGAAAAAGAATCCATAA
- the LOC125865228 gene encoding uncharacterized protein LOC125865228 isoform X2 has product MFKSSRWRSEKNKIKAVFKLQFHATQVKGDALMVSVVPADVGKPTVRSEKATVRDGSCYWENGVLETVKFVREPKTGKIHERIYNFVVGTGSSKAGLVGEASIDFSSYADATKVSLVSLPLKNSKSEAVLHVSIQRIQDSADQSVVEETENAKVNSLDRSLRSQLSNSDFEAIVEDNSIEDDLANNPASQNAGKNDNCRTSSESDITLSSSGSSSGLDIPCEVSLKNNTGHHEQLNFPSSLNHALVPLKQNSNVSTTVHEESPDVQWEWMGGSAFEASTDASAGTLKDALLLTLTSHEDSDVVEKLKTDLIAMARQADLTDLELQTLRKQIVRESKRGSDLSKEVASLKEERDALKEECDKYKASQRRMDDTRSKDKLIYDNGDIQALVDELRQELNYQKNLNANLQIQLQKTQESNSELILAVRDLDEMLEQKNQEIASLPNKSTTSDDTEKFPDVISNSKNEMSDEDDEEQKALELLVREHTDAKDTHVLEQKIMDLHGEIEIYRRDRDELEMQMEQLALDHEILKQENHDMSCKLEQSELQEQLKMQYECSSSYATVGQLEAQIDSLENELKKQSEEFSDSLVTISELEAQVRNLEEELEKHAQEFEADLSLLTRDKVEQEQRAIRAEEALRKTRWQNASTAERLQEEFKRLTVQMASTFEANEKLASKAMNEANEFRLKKMHLENMLRKSSEELQSTKDHHEVRVFELSSQVSKMSGQIEKLQTEVEEKSMQIQRQEELAKENHLYLSQKIIILKAEIENLLTDKKVSSDHEEQKNSLMAELDKMRTSIKDMELLVEQGHNERSELETKLASVRKEADESLKELNNMRSLKDEKEALARKLQSEVDNLKSRCNEMKRMLFEDEVEKEKLKKQVSQLKGDLKKKEDALNGLDKKLKDANSRVIATNGMKTISKNNKSMPASAGSREVASLKEKIKLLEGQIKRKESALESSTNSFLEKERDLQDRIEELDKRLEELSQNAERLSEQESRKVVAEVLSPEEDESSNQMLTRKSMEASASNTRHLEELSSEVELLKEKNNVMEDELMEMQERYSELSLKFAEVEGERQQLVMKLRNAKKNP; this is encoded by the exons ATGTTCAAGTCTTCGAGATGGAGGAGCGAGAAGAACAAGATCAAAGCTGTATTCAAGTTGCAATTTCATGCAACTCAG GTAAAAGGAGATGCATTAATGGTATCTGTGGTCCCTGCTGATGTTGGAAAGCCAACAGTAAGATCAGAGAAGGCCACGGTTCGTGATGGGAGCTGCTATTGGGAAAATGGAGTTCTCGAAACTGTGAAATTTGTTCGAGAGCCAAAGACTGGGAAGATTCATGAGAGGATCTATAACTTTGTTGTGGGAACT GGTTCTTCAAAAGCTGGATTAGTTGGTGAAGCTTCGATTGATTTTTCGAGTTATGCTGATGCAACTAAGGTGTCCTTAGTGTCtcttcctctcaaaaattcaaaatctgaagCTGTGTTGCAT GTTTCAATACAACGGATTCAAGATTCTGCTGATCAAAG TGTTGTTGAAGAAACCGAAAATGCAAAAGTTAATTCTCTGGATAGAAGCTTGAGGTCACAATTAAGCAATAGTGATTTCGAAGCAATAGTTGAAGACAATTCTATTGAG GATGATCTGGCCAATAATCCTGCATCTCAAAATGCTGGAAAGAACGATAACTGCCGGACATCAAGTGAATCTGATATTACCCTGTCCAGCTCTGGGAGCAGCTCAGGGCTTGATATACCTTGTGAAGTTTCATTGAAGAACAACACGGGCCATCACGAGCAGCTAAACTTCCCATCCTCTCTGAATCATGCTTTGGTTCCCTTGAAGCAAAATAGCAATGTCTCAACAACAGTTCATGAAGAAAGTCCGGATGTACAATGGGAGTGGATGGGAGGTTCTGCTTTTGAAGCAAGTACAGATGCTTCAGCAGGCACTCTGAAAGATGCCCTTCTTCTAACATTAACATCACATGAGGACTCAGATGTTGTTGAAAAGCTCAAAACAGATCTCATTGCTATGGCTAGGCAGGCAGACTTGACAGATTTGGAACTACAGACTCTTCGGAAACAGATAGTCAGGGAGAGCAAAAGGGGATCAGACCTATCAAAAGAGGTAGCTAGCTTGAAGGAGGAACGAGATGCTCTCAAGGAAGAATGCGATAAATATAAAGCCTCACAGAGACGTATGGATGATACAAGGTCCAAAGACAAGTTGATTTACGACAATGGAGATATTCAAGCTCTTGTAGATGAGCTTAGGCAAGAGTTGAATTATCAGAAGAACCTTAATGCCAATCTTCAGATACAACTTCAGAAGACACAAGAATCAAATTCTGAACTCATTCTTGCTGTCCGTGATCTAGATGAGATGTTGGAACAGAAAAACCAAGAAATTGCTAGCCTACCGAACAAATCAACGACCTCTGATGATACTGAAAAGTTTCCTGATGTTATCTCCAACTCCAAAAATGAAATGTCTGATGAAGACGATGAAGAGCAAAAAGCACTTGAGCTGCTGGTGAGAGAGCATACTGATGCCAAGGACACACATGTGCTAGAGCAAAAAATCATGGATCTACATGGAGAAATTGAGATCTACCGAAGAGATCGAGATGAGTTAGAGATGCAGATGGAGCAACTTGCGCTTGACCACGAGATACTGAAGCAAGAAAACCATGACATGTCTTGCAAACTGGAGCAAAGTGAGCTACAGGAACAATTGAAGATGCAGTATGAATGTTCTTCTTCATATGCCACTGTAGGTCAACTGGAAGCCCAGATTGACAGCTTGGAGAATGAGCTGAAGAAGCAATCTGAAGAATTCTCCGACTCTTTAGTCACCATTAGTGAACTGGAAGCTCAAGTTAGAAACTTGGAGGAGGAACTGGAAAAGCATGCCCAAGAATTTGAAGCTGATCTGAGTCTGCTGACTCGTGATAAAGTTGAACAGGAGCAGAGAGCGATACGAGCTGAAGAAGCCCTGAGGAAGACAAGATGGCAAAATGCTAGCACAGCAGAGCGGCTTCAAGAGGAATTCAAACGGCTCACTGTCCAAATGGCATCCACTTTTGAGGCTAATGAAAAATTGGCTAGCAAAGCAATGAATGAAGCTAACGAATTCCGCTTAAAGAAAATGCATCTTGAAAATATGCTCCGGAAATCATCTGAGGAGCTTCAGTCAACCAAAGACCATCATGAAGTAAGGGTTTTTGAGCTTTCCAGCCAGGTGAGTAAAATGTCAGGTCAAATAGAAAAGCTGCAGACAGAAGTTGAAGAAAAATCTATGCAAATACAGAGACAAGAAGAGCTTGCCAAAGAAAATCACCTGTACTTGTCACAGAAAATTATAATCCTCAAAGCTGAGATTGAAAATCTTCTAACAGACAAGAAAGTATCTTCTGATCatgaagaacagaagaacagCCTGATGGCAGAGTTAGATAAAATGAGGACATCAATTAAAGACATGGAATTGCTTGTAGAACAAGGTCACAATGAAAGAAGTGAACTGGAGACTAAGCTTGCTTCAGTGAGAAAAGAAGCCGATGAGTCTCTTAAGGAATTAAACAATATGAGGTCTCTTAAGGATGAGAAGGAGGCATTAGCTCGTAAACTGCAATCTGAAGTAGATAACCTTAAATCTAGGTGCAATGAAATGAAAAGGATGTTGTTTGAGGACGAGGTggagaaagaaaaattgaaaaagcaGGTATCTCAATTGAAAGGTGATCTAAAGAAGAAAGAGGATGCATTGAATGGTTTAGATAAAAAGCTCAAGGATGCAAATAGTCGAGTAATAGCTACTAATGGAATGAAAACAATATCAAAGAACAACAAATCCATGCCTGCATCCGCAGGCTCAAGAGAAGTTGCAAGTCTTAAAGAGAAGATAAAGTTGCTTGAG GGTCAAATCAAGCGGAAGGAAAGTGCACTGGAGAGCTCAACTAATTCATTTTTGGAGAAAGAGAGAGATCTTCAAGACAGAATAGAGGAGCTGGATAAAAGATTAGAAGAACTCAGTCAGAATGCAGAAAGGCTCTCTGAACAAGAGTCCCGAAAG GTAGTTGCAGAAGTTCTTAGTCCAGAAGAAGATGAAAGTTCCAATCAAATGTTGACAAGGAAGAG CATGGAAGCCTCAGCATCTAATACAAGACATCTCGAGGAATTGTCCAGCGAAGTTGAACTATTGAAGGAAAAGAACAATGTAATGGAAGATGAACTGATGGAAATGCAAGAGAGATATTCTGAATTAAGCCTCAAGTTTGCTGAGGTAGAAGGAGAAAGACAGCAGCTAGTAATGAAATTGCGTAACGCGAAAAAGAATCCATAA
- the LOC125865243 gene encoding protein LURP-one-related 11-like: protein MSRVYSNLSTIKISNYVSPRRETFTLWMKSLVYHGNGCTVYDSNGQIVYRIDNYNIKRSKEVHLMDCNGKVLFSIRNRKVPVFGHWDGYKWSYDGVTSKEIPWFQVKKIHNVLRGYNVNYYNVILGCNSEASCYNIIILATKSIKIVDQHGRFVAEVKQKQATSGVLFGDDVLTLVVEPHVDQSLVMALVTVCGLIHHRI, encoded by the exons ATGTCTAGAGTTTACTCAAACCTAAGTACAATTAAAATTTCGAATTATGTAAGTCCAAGAAGAGAAACATTCACTTTGTGGATGAAATCTCTAGTGTACCATGGAAATGGATGTACTGTTTATGACTCTAATGGACAAATTGTTTATAGAATTGACAATTACAATATTAAACGTAGCAAAGAAGTTCATCTTATGGATTGCAATGGCAAAGTTCTCTTCTCTATTCGAAATAGG AAAGTTCCAGTATTTGGACATTGGGATGGCTATAAATGGAGTTATGATGGAGTTACTAGTAAAGAAATACCATGGTTTCAAGTGAAGAAAATTCACAATGTTCTTAGAGGTTATAATGTGAACTATTATAATGTTATATTGGGATGTAATTCTGAAGCAAGTTGTTATAACATTATTATCCTTGCCACAAAATCTATCAAGATTGTGGACCAACATGGCAGATTTGTCGCAGAG GTAAAACAAAAACAAGCAACTTCAGGAGTATTATTTGGAGATGATGTGTTAACATTGGTGGTGGAACCTCATGTGGATCAATCATTAGTTATGGCTCTTGTAACTGTTTGTGGTTTAATCCATCACAGAATTTAA